In the genome of Thunnus maccoyii chromosome 15, fThuMac1.1, whole genome shotgun sequence, one region contains:
- the aste1b gene encoding protein asteroid homolog 1 isoform X1 — MGVQGLTTYVEGNRQFLQDVKFRDSRLVIDGCSLYFRLYFNHGFDQQHGGDYDAFACLLTQFLSALAACNIQPYVVLDGGMDPSDKKFPTLRQRLQSKIKEADSISHGRNGSVLPLLTRDVFTQVLIQRGVPLVQCPAEADWEIACLAHQWNCPVLTNDSDFYIFDLPGGYLPLKFFQWTNLNGKASHRYISARCYTTNSLCRWFGGMNQELLPLFAVLTGNDYGTPKDAETLLSLLDVSAFRRSGSRGKGRAPSSRIEGLFLWLSSFPSPVEALEEVSRLMGETGGRGKRGQKGGLSSQLWAAMQEYHVTPQSSLAHWFSGSQAVPGGQTSTLAQLPECLSWAAAKGLLAPLVVDALVMHRVLLIPQVENSKLPSSHCSARAIRQAIYGILLQRGQDNMTQGRGRSIQQFYGAEGAVHSQDVRIQENISRGMRGGRGRGGRGHGGRGQGSVLPTQQQHFFNTEEAAGVATMQTQGSSAPMCVEEYDRLDLNLKKNQMEAHPLKTRLCMDTLGQAPVAARLGVLLEVLGVKESVLNPAPIHLRLAVAVTGFWLREAIPTPSQLQVQALVLGMVYGELSWNNQPGSTHHQQAVPQPNWAAERNVLAGLDRQRMRAGERRGLDIGVAHSFSQWQACLWSALCLNQLLLLPLPDPNLSWLFSGTLVHGLLRYLKSGRAAESLLAGASLSGNLYFSLLDAVRICGSKAHPSSSAEGRGRGRGRGRGRGRGSRGRGGGRRGAGGRGRGSEEINNRFALLMSEEEYDDD, encoded by the exons ATGGGTGTCCAGGGTCTTACTACCTATGTGGAGGGAAACAGACAATTCCTTCAAGATGTGAAGTTCAGGGACAGTCGCCTGGTTATCGACGGCTGCAGTCTGTATTTTCGCCTCTACTTTAACCACGGTTTTGACCAACAGCATGGAGGAGACTATGATGCTTTTGCGTGCCTACTCACCCAGTTCCTGTCTGCACTGGCAGCCTGTAACATACAGCCATATGTGGTACTGGATGGAG GGATGGACCCCAGTGATAAGAAGTTTCCCACTTTGCGGCAGCGTCTGCAGTCCAAGATAAAGGAGGCTGACAGTATCTCTCATGGCCGAAATGGCTCCGTTCTCCCCCTCCTCACCAGAGATGTCTTCACTCAGGTTCTCATCCAGAGAGGAGTCCCACTGGTCCAGTGTCCAGCTGAGGCTGACTGGGAGATTGCATGTTTGGCTCACCAGTGGAACTGCCCAGTTCTGACCAATGACAGTGACTTTTATATATTTGACCTGCCAG GTGGTTATCTGCCTCTCAAGTTTTTCCAGTGGACCAACCTTAATGGTAAAGCCTCTCACCGTTACATCTCAGCTCGGTGCTACACCACTAACAGTCTATGTCGCTGGTTTGGGGGCATGAACCAGGAGTTGCTACCCCTATTTGCTGTCCTGACTGGTAATGATTATGGAACTCCAAAGGATGCTGAAACACTCCTTTCTCTGCTAGATGTGAGTGCATTTAGGAGAAGTGGTAGCAGGGGTAAAGGTAGAGCACCCTCTTCCCGCATTGAAGGCCTCTTCCTTTGGCTGTCCTCTTTCCCAAGTCCAGTGGAGGCCCTGGAGGAAGTAAGCAGGCTAATGGGGGAGACGGGTGGTAGGGGCAAGAGAGGACAGAAGGGTGGGCTGAGTTCTCAGCTGTGGGCGGCTATGCAGGAGTACCATGTCACCCCTCAAAGCTCTCTGGCTCACTGGTTCTCTGGCAGTCAGGCAGTTCCGGGAGGGCAGACCTCTACACTTGCACAGTTACCGGAGTGCCTGTCATGGGCTGCAGCAAAGGGGCTTTTGGCTCCCTTGGTAGTGGATGCTTTGGTGATGCACAGGGTCTTGCTCATACCACAGGTAGAGAACAGCAAGCTACCCAGCAGCCACTGTAGTGCCAGAGCTATACGCCAGGCTATATATGGGATATTACTGCAGAGAGGTCAAGATAACATGACTCAAGGAAGAGGTAGAAGTATACAGCAATTCTATGGAGCAGAAGGTGCTGTCCATTCACAGGATGTTAGGATACAAGAAAATATCAGCCGGGGTATGAGAGGTGGGAGAGGTCGAGGGGGAAGGGGACATGGAGGTAGGGGTCAGGGCAGTGTTTTACCcacacagcagcaacacttCTTCAACACTGAAGAAGCAGCTGGTGTAGCTACAATGCAGACTCAGGGCTCTAGCGCCCCTATGTGTGTGGAGGAATACGACCGTCTGGACCTGAACTTGAAGAAAAACCAAATGGAGGCACATCCACTCAAAACCCGCTTATGCATGGATACACTCGGCCAG GCTCCCGTGGCAGCTCGTCTTGGTGTCCTGTTAGAAGTCTTAGGGGTGAAGGAGTCTGTCCTGAATCCTGCTCCTATCCACTTGAGGCTGGCTGTAGCAGTAACAGGCTTCTGGCTGCGAGAGGCCATACCAACACCCTCACAACTTCAGGTCCAGGCTTTGGTGCTGGGCATGGTTTATGGAGAGCTGTCTTGGAACAACCAGCCCGGAAGTACCCACCACCAACAGGCCG TCCCACAGCCAAACTGGGCAGCAGAGCGCAATGTGTTGGCAGGGCTGGATCGACAACGCATGAGAGCAGGGGAGAGACGGGGCTTGGATATAGGAGTGGCTCACAGTTTCAGCCAATGGCAGGCCTGCCTCTGGAGTGCGCTGTGTCTTAATCAGCTATTGCTGCTGCCACTGCCTGACCCCAACCTGTCATG gtTGTTCAGCGGTACCTTGGTGCATGGCCTCCTCAGGTACCTGAAAAGCGGCCGAGCTGCTGAATCCCTCTTAGCTGGGGCTTCCTTGTCTGGAAATCTTTACTTCTCCCTGCTGGATGCTGTGAGGATCTGTGGCTCCAAAGCCCATCCCTCCTCTTCTGCAGAGGGAAGGGGAAGAGGCAGAGGCCGGGGACGGGGACGGGGACGGGGAAgtagaggaagagggggaggtAGAAGAGGAGCAGGGGGAAGGGGCAGAGGATCTGAGGAGATCAACAACAGGTTTGCACTACTTATGAGTGAGGAAGAGTATGATGATGATTGA
- the aste1b gene encoding protein asteroid homolog 1 isoform X3 — protein sequence MEETMMLLRAYSPSSCLHWQPVTYSHMWYWMEVLIQRGVPLVQCPAEADWEIACLAHQWNCPVLTNDSDFYIFDLPGGYLPLKFFQWTNLNGKASHRYISARCYTTNSLCRWFGGMNQELLPLFAVLTGNDYGTPKDAETLLSLLDVSAFRRSGSRGKGRAPSSRIEGLFLWLSSFPSPVEALEEVSRLMGETGGRGKRGQKGGLSSQLWAAMQEYHVTPQSSLAHWFSGSQAVPGGQTSTLAQLPECLSWAAAKGLLAPLVVDALVMHRVLLIPQVENSKLPSSHCSARAIRQAIYGILLQRGQDNMTQGRGRSIQQFYGAEGAVHSQDVRIQENISRGMRGGRGRGGRGHGGRGQGSVLPTQQQHFFNTEEAAGVATMQTQGSSAPMCVEEYDRLDLNLKKNQMEAHPLKTRLCMDTLGQAPVAARLGVLLEVLGVKESVLNPAPIHLRLAVAVTGFWLREAIPTPSQLQVQALVLGMVYGELSWNNQPGSTHHQQAVPQPNWAAERNVLAGLDRQRMRAGERRGLDIGVAHSFSQWQACLWSALCLNQLLLLPLPDPNLSWLFSGTLVHGLLRYLKSGRAAESLLAGASLSGNLYFSLLDAVRICGSKAHPSSSAEGRGRGRGRGRGRGRGSRGRGGGRRGAGGRGRGSEEINNRFALLMSEEEYDDD from the exons ATGGAGGAGACTATGATGCTTTTGCGTGCCTACTCACCCAGTTCCTGTCTGCACTGGCAGCCTGTAACATACAGCCATATGTGGTACTGGATGGAG GTTCTCATCCAGAGAGGAGTCCCACTGGTCCAGTGTCCAGCTGAGGCTGACTGGGAGATTGCATGTTTGGCTCACCAGTGGAACTGCCCAGTTCTGACCAATGACAGTGACTTTTATATATTTGACCTGCCAG GTGGTTATCTGCCTCTCAAGTTTTTCCAGTGGACCAACCTTAATGGTAAAGCCTCTCACCGTTACATCTCAGCTCGGTGCTACACCACTAACAGTCTATGTCGCTGGTTTGGGGGCATGAACCAGGAGTTGCTACCCCTATTTGCTGTCCTGACTGGTAATGATTATGGAACTCCAAAGGATGCTGAAACACTCCTTTCTCTGCTAGATGTGAGTGCATTTAGGAGAAGTGGTAGCAGGGGTAAAGGTAGAGCACCCTCTTCCCGCATTGAAGGCCTCTTCCTTTGGCTGTCCTCTTTCCCAAGTCCAGTGGAGGCCCTGGAGGAAGTAAGCAGGCTAATGGGGGAGACGGGTGGTAGGGGCAAGAGAGGACAGAAGGGTGGGCTGAGTTCTCAGCTGTGGGCGGCTATGCAGGAGTACCATGTCACCCCTCAAAGCTCTCTGGCTCACTGGTTCTCTGGCAGTCAGGCAGTTCCGGGAGGGCAGACCTCTACACTTGCACAGTTACCGGAGTGCCTGTCATGGGCTGCAGCAAAGGGGCTTTTGGCTCCCTTGGTAGTGGATGCTTTGGTGATGCACAGGGTCTTGCTCATACCACAGGTAGAGAACAGCAAGCTACCCAGCAGCCACTGTAGTGCCAGAGCTATACGCCAGGCTATATATGGGATATTACTGCAGAGAGGTCAAGATAACATGACTCAAGGAAGAGGTAGAAGTATACAGCAATTCTATGGAGCAGAAGGTGCTGTCCATTCACAGGATGTTAGGATACAAGAAAATATCAGCCGGGGTATGAGAGGTGGGAGAGGTCGAGGGGGAAGGGGACATGGAGGTAGGGGTCAGGGCAGTGTTTTACCcacacagcagcaacacttCTTCAACACTGAAGAAGCAGCTGGTGTAGCTACAATGCAGACTCAGGGCTCTAGCGCCCCTATGTGTGTGGAGGAATACGACCGTCTGGACCTGAACTTGAAGAAAAACCAAATGGAGGCACATCCACTCAAAACCCGCTTATGCATGGATACACTCGGCCAG GCTCCCGTGGCAGCTCGTCTTGGTGTCCTGTTAGAAGTCTTAGGGGTGAAGGAGTCTGTCCTGAATCCTGCTCCTATCCACTTGAGGCTGGCTGTAGCAGTAACAGGCTTCTGGCTGCGAGAGGCCATACCAACACCCTCACAACTTCAGGTCCAGGCTTTGGTGCTGGGCATGGTTTATGGAGAGCTGTCTTGGAACAACCAGCCCGGAAGTACCCACCACCAACAGGCCG TCCCACAGCCAAACTGGGCAGCAGAGCGCAATGTGTTGGCAGGGCTGGATCGACAACGCATGAGAGCAGGGGAGAGACGGGGCTTGGATATAGGAGTGGCTCACAGTTTCAGCCAATGGCAGGCCTGCCTCTGGAGTGCGCTGTGTCTTAATCAGCTATTGCTGCTGCCACTGCCTGACCCCAACCTGTCATG gtTGTTCAGCGGTACCTTGGTGCATGGCCTCCTCAGGTACCTGAAAAGCGGCCGAGCTGCTGAATCCCTCTTAGCTGGGGCTTCCTTGTCTGGAAATCTTTACTTCTCCCTGCTGGATGCTGTGAGGATCTGTGGCTCCAAAGCCCATCCCTCCTCTTCTGCAGAGGGAAGGGGAAGAGGCAGAGGCCGGGGACGGGGACGGGGACGGGGAAgtagaggaagagggggaggtAGAAGAGGAGCAGGGGGAAGGGGCAGAGGATCTGAGGAGATCAACAACAGGTTTGCACTACTTATGAGTGAGGAAGAGTATGATGATGATTGA
- the aste1b gene encoding protein asteroid homolog 1 isoform X2: MSPTSLYSPFSVYVHLKLQVSTSHLWMDPSDKKFPTLRQRLQSKIKEADSISHGRNGSVLPLLTRDVFTQVLIQRGVPLVQCPAEADWEIACLAHQWNCPVLTNDSDFYIFDLPGGYLPLKFFQWTNLNGKASHRYISARCYTTNSLCRWFGGMNQELLPLFAVLTGNDYGTPKDAETLLSLLDVSAFRRSGSRGKGRAPSSRIEGLFLWLSSFPSPVEALEEVSRLMGETGGRGKRGQKGGLSSQLWAAMQEYHVTPQSSLAHWFSGSQAVPGGQTSTLAQLPECLSWAAAKGLLAPLVVDALVMHRVLLIPQVENSKLPSSHCSARAIRQAIYGILLQRGQDNMTQGRGRSIQQFYGAEGAVHSQDVRIQENISRGMRGGRGRGGRGHGGRGQGSVLPTQQQHFFNTEEAAGVATMQTQGSSAPMCVEEYDRLDLNLKKNQMEAHPLKTRLCMDTLGQAPVAARLGVLLEVLGVKESVLNPAPIHLRLAVAVTGFWLREAIPTPSQLQVQALVLGMVYGELSWNNQPGSTHHQQAVPQPNWAAERNVLAGLDRQRMRAGERRGLDIGVAHSFSQWQACLWSALCLNQLLLLPLPDPNLSWLFSGTLVHGLLRYLKSGRAAESLLAGASLSGNLYFSLLDAVRICGSKAHPSSSAEGRGRGRGRGRGRGRGSRGRGGGRRGAGGRGRGSEEINNRFALLMSEEEYDDD, encoded by the exons atgtctccaaCTTCACTGTacagtccattctcagtgtatgtgcacttgaAACTTCAAGTGTCCActtcacacttgt GGATGGACCCCAGTGATAAGAAGTTTCCCACTTTGCGGCAGCGTCTGCAGTCCAAGATAAAGGAGGCTGACAGTATCTCTCATGGCCGAAATGGCTCCGTTCTCCCCCTCCTCACCAGAGATGTCTTCACTCAGGTTCTCATCCAGAGAGGAGTCCCACTGGTCCAGTGTCCAGCTGAGGCTGACTGGGAGATTGCATGTTTGGCTCACCAGTGGAACTGCCCAGTTCTGACCAATGACAGTGACTTTTATATATTTGACCTGCCAG GTGGTTATCTGCCTCTCAAGTTTTTCCAGTGGACCAACCTTAATGGTAAAGCCTCTCACCGTTACATCTCAGCTCGGTGCTACACCACTAACAGTCTATGTCGCTGGTTTGGGGGCATGAACCAGGAGTTGCTACCCCTATTTGCTGTCCTGACTGGTAATGATTATGGAACTCCAAAGGATGCTGAAACACTCCTTTCTCTGCTAGATGTGAGTGCATTTAGGAGAAGTGGTAGCAGGGGTAAAGGTAGAGCACCCTCTTCCCGCATTGAAGGCCTCTTCCTTTGGCTGTCCTCTTTCCCAAGTCCAGTGGAGGCCCTGGAGGAAGTAAGCAGGCTAATGGGGGAGACGGGTGGTAGGGGCAAGAGAGGACAGAAGGGTGGGCTGAGTTCTCAGCTGTGGGCGGCTATGCAGGAGTACCATGTCACCCCTCAAAGCTCTCTGGCTCACTGGTTCTCTGGCAGTCAGGCAGTTCCGGGAGGGCAGACCTCTACACTTGCACAGTTACCGGAGTGCCTGTCATGGGCTGCAGCAAAGGGGCTTTTGGCTCCCTTGGTAGTGGATGCTTTGGTGATGCACAGGGTCTTGCTCATACCACAGGTAGAGAACAGCAAGCTACCCAGCAGCCACTGTAGTGCCAGAGCTATACGCCAGGCTATATATGGGATATTACTGCAGAGAGGTCAAGATAACATGACTCAAGGAAGAGGTAGAAGTATACAGCAATTCTATGGAGCAGAAGGTGCTGTCCATTCACAGGATGTTAGGATACAAGAAAATATCAGCCGGGGTATGAGAGGTGGGAGAGGTCGAGGGGGAAGGGGACATGGAGGTAGGGGTCAGGGCAGTGTTTTACCcacacagcagcaacacttCTTCAACACTGAAGAAGCAGCTGGTGTAGCTACAATGCAGACTCAGGGCTCTAGCGCCCCTATGTGTGTGGAGGAATACGACCGTCTGGACCTGAACTTGAAGAAAAACCAAATGGAGGCACATCCACTCAAAACCCGCTTATGCATGGATACACTCGGCCAG GCTCCCGTGGCAGCTCGTCTTGGTGTCCTGTTAGAAGTCTTAGGGGTGAAGGAGTCTGTCCTGAATCCTGCTCCTATCCACTTGAGGCTGGCTGTAGCAGTAACAGGCTTCTGGCTGCGAGAGGCCATACCAACACCCTCACAACTTCAGGTCCAGGCTTTGGTGCTGGGCATGGTTTATGGAGAGCTGTCTTGGAACAACCAGCCCGGAAGTACCCACCACCAACAGGCCG TCCCACAGCCAAACTGGGCAGCAGAGCGCAATGTGTTGGCAGGGCTGGATCGACAACGCATGAGAGCAGGGGAGAGACGGGGCTTGGATATAGGAGTGGCTCACAGTTTCAGCCAATGGCAGGCCTGCCTCTGGAGTGCGCTGTGTCTTAATCAGCTATTGCTGCTGCCACTGCCTGACCCCAACCTGTCATG gtTGTTCAGCGGTACCTTGGTGCATGGCCTCCTCAGGTACCTGAAAAGCGGCCGAGCTGCTGAATCCCTCTTAGCTGGGGCTTCCTTGTCTGGAAATCTTTACTTCTCCCTGCTGGATGCTGTGAGGATCTGTGGCTCCAAAGCCCATCCCTCCTCTTCTGCAGAGGGAAGGGGAAGAGGCAGAGGCCGGGGACGGGGACGGGGACGGGGAAgtagaggaagagggggaggtAGAAGAGGAGCAGGGGGAAGGGGCAGAGGATCTGAGGAGATCAACAACAGGTTTGCACTACTTATGAGTGAGGAAGAGTATGATGATGATTGA